Proteins from one Shewanella pealeana ATCC 700345 genomic window:
- a CDS encoding family 20 glycosylhydrolase, translating to MKIRVIVSAVTLALTVSACSKQSETEELTSAIFPIEQGSQVVEQSASNKALTQGSLTQARLKKIGETLDIRYRVVTNIPDEHCDKDAADGRCFLAEIDLTSEIAIDSKDWSIYYSQMRPIQSIVGDEFTISRIQGDLHKISPAAGFSGIKKGQTKTIQFRGELWQLSETDAMPNYYIVADGLEPVIIRSTQLSLDPETGMELRPYVSAFTDSETQYKRRETDKLEWATTQVLYRSNLDTPNSPKLAENAILPTPTKVALKSDAKSVSLKSGLKLTLNGVSPGAVDAALQRLAQLGVEQTDKGIKTVLLPLPVPGVLGEYRLDISSSEIKILAADDAGFSYGLASLAALVDVETLTVNPMLVEDAPRYDFRGMHIDVSRNFHSKQLILDLLDQMAAYKLNKLHLHMADDEGWRLEIAGLPELTDVGSKRCHDLNEDTCLLPQLGSGPFSEAKVNGYYSKADYIEILQYANARQIQVIPSMDMPGHSRAAIKSMEARYRTLMDADKAEQAKQYLLSDSEDKTVYSSIQYYSDNTLNVCMESTFTFIDKVIDEIAALHKQAGVPLDLYHIGADETAGAWIESPACKAFIANNDKGVTKMEELGAYFIERTAKLLADKGIEAAGWSDGMSHTRPENMPKQVQSNIWDVVAHGGHQRAHQQANLGWQAVLGQPEVLYFDFPYEADPKEHGYYWASRNTNSKKIHSFMAGNLPANAEQWTDIEALPFEADDTLKTDEAGKVINGPLKASFSFAGIQGQLWSETVRSDEVAEYMMFPRLMMLAERAWHQPSWEVPYQHQGAVYNQTSGYFTKEMRQAQANDWHRVANTLGAKELLKLDKANIAYRVPTPGAVIKEGKLFANVIFPGLKIEYRDAGGQWQAYAEGVEGVEVTTPVEVRVIAADGKRKGRTLVVN from the coding sequence ATGAAGATTAGAGTGATAGTTTCAGCAGTAACGCTAGCATTGACAGTTAGCGCATGTTCAAAGCAGAGCGAAACTGAAGAGCTTACTAGTGCCATCTTCCCCATAGAGCAAGGCTCACAAGTCGTTGAACAATCCGCTAGTAATAAAGCGTTGACTCAAGGTTCACTAACTCAAGCTAGATTGAAGAAAATTGGTGAAACCCTAGATATTCGTTACCGCGTGGTGACTAACATCCCAGACGAGCACTGCGACAAAGATGCGGCCGATGGTCGCTGTTTCCTAGCTGAAATCGACCTGACATCCGAAATCGCTATCGACAGTAAAGACTGGTCTATCTACTACTCTCAAATGCGACCGATTCAAAGCATTGTAGGCGATGAGTTCACTATCTCTCGCATTCAGGGCGACTTACATAAGATCTCCCCTGCAGCTGGCTTTAGCGGCATTAAAAAGGGCCAAACTAAAACGATTCAATTTCGCGGCGAGTTGTGGCAGTTATCAGAAACTGACGCCATGCCAAATTACTACATTGTTGCAGACGGTTTGGAGCCGGTTATTATTCGCAGTACTCAGCTATCGCTCGACCCTGAAACAGGCATGGAACTACGCCCCTATGTAAGCGCGTTTACCGACAGTGAAACTCAATATAAGCGTCGTGAAACCGATAAGCTTGAATGGGCGACAACCCAAGTCTTGTACCGCAGTAACCTAGATACACCTAACAGTCCAAAGTTAGCCGAAAATGCTATTTTGCCGACACCAACCAAGGTTGCTCTAAAGAGTGATGCAAAGTCGGTCTCACTAAAAAGCGGCCTAAAGCTAACACTCAACGGAGTGAGCCCTGGGGCTGTAGATGCTGCGCTACAGCGTCTAGCACAGCTTGGGGTTGAGCAAACTGACAAGGGGATTAAAACGGTACTATTACCTTTGCCTGTCCCCGGAGTTTTGGGAGAGTATCGTCTCGATATCTCTAGCAGCGAGATTAAAATTCTCGCCGCAGACGATGCAGGCTTCTCCTATGGCTTAGCCTCACTGGCAGCACTGGTTGATGTGGAAACCTTAACAGTCAACCCTATGCTGGTGGAGGATGCGCCGCGCTATGATTTTCGGGGCATGCATATCGATGTATCGCGTAACTTCCATAGCAAACAGTTAATTCTAGATCTGTTAGATCAAATGGCGGCTTATAAGTTAAATAAGTTACACCTGCATATGGCCGATGATGAAGGTTGGCGCTTAGAAATAGCGGGATTGCCTGAACTAACAGACGTCGGCAGTAAGCGTTGCCATGATCTCAATGAAGATACTTGTCTGCTACCTCAGTTAGGAAGTGGCCCATTTAGCGAGGCTAAAGTTAATGGCTACTATAGCAAAGCAGATTATATTGAAATTCTGCAATACGCTAACGCAAGGCAAATCCAAGTGATCCCATCGATGGATATGCCGGGTCATTCTCGCGCCGCAATTAAATCAATGGAAGCGAGATATCGCACCTTGATGGATGCAGATAAAGCCGAACAAGCTAAACAATATCTATTGTCAGACAGTGAAGATAAAACGGTTTATTCATCAATCCAGTACTATAGCGACAACACCTTGAACGTTTGTATGGAATCAACCTTTACCTTTATCGATAAGGTGATCGATGAAATTGCTGCGCTGCATAAGCAAGCAGGTGTACCACTGGATCTATATCATATCGGCGCCGATGAAACAGCAGGTGCTTGGATAGAGTCACCAGCATGCAAAGCCTTTATTGCCAATAATGATAAAGGCGTAACCAAGATGGAAGAGCTTGGCGCCTACTTTATTGAAAGAACCGCTAAGCTACTTGCTGATAAAGGTATTGAAGCCGCAGGCTGGAGCGATGGTATGAGCCATACTCGTCCTGAGAACATGCCAAAGCAAGTCCAATCCAATATTTGGGATGTAGTGGCTCATGGTGGACACCAGCGTGCGCATCAGCAAGCAAATCTTGGCTGGCAGGCGGTACTCGGACAACCTGAAGTGCTGTATTTCGATTTCCCCTATGAGGCTGATCCTAAAGAGCATGGTTATTACTGGGCGAGTCGTAATACTAACTCTAAAAAAATCCATAGCTTTATGGCTGGGAACTTACCCGCCAATGCGGAGCAATGGACCGACATCGAAGCCCTTCCATTTGAAGCCGATGACACCCTAAAAACAGATGAAGCAGGCAAGGTGATTAACGGGCCCTTAAAAGCATCATTCAGCTTTGCGGGGATTCAAGGTCAGCTATGGAGCGAAACGGTACGCAGTGATGAGGTCGCCGAGTATATGATGTTTCCTCGGCTGATGATGCTTGCAGAGCGTGCATGGCATCAGCCAAGCTGGGAAGTGCCCTATCAGCATCAAGGCGCTGTTTATAATCAAACTAGCGGCTATTTCACTAAAGAGATGCGCCAAGCCCAAGCCAATGATTGGCACCGAGTAGCTAACACTTTAGGGGCTAAAGAGTTGCTAAAACTCGATAAAGCCAATATTGCCTATAGAGTGCCAACGCCTGGGGCTGTCATTAAAGAGGGGAAGCTGTTTGCCAATGTTATTTTCCCAGGGCTTAAAATTGAGTACCGCGACGCTGGTGGACAGTGGCAGGCATACGCAGAGGGCGTAGAGGGCGTAGAGGTGACCACTCCGGTTGAAGTTCGAGTTATTGCCGCAGATGGCAAACGTAAAGGACGTACCTTAGTTGTTAATTAA
- the nagK gene encoding N-acetylglucosamine kinase yields MGMSQTKEESLYIGIDGGGSKCRATIYTHDYCILGTGVAGRANPLHGLAQTFQSIEESTQLALSDAGLKPSDSRRLIAGLGLAGVNVPRLYQDIAKWQHPFASMYLTTDLHTACIGAHQGEEGAVTITGTGSCGYARVGDKELFLGGHGFALGDKGSGAWLGLKASESALLDLDGFGEKTLLTQRLLQHFEVSNALGIVENLAGQSSSTYAKLAHIVFECARLDDGVALDIVREGANYISQLVRKLFEISPPRFSMIGGLAEPLAPWLAEDVLAKLSPSLQPPEWGAAFFAQQQYTKA; encoded by the coding sequence ATGGGCATGAGCCAGACGAAAGAAGAGTCCCTATATATTGGAATCGATGGTGGCGGCAGTAAGTGCCGTGCAACAATCTACACTCACGATTATTGCATTCTAGGCACTGGAGTTGCTGGTCGTGCCAATCCACTTCATGGTTTAGCTCAAACATTTCAGTCAATTGAAGAGTCTACTCAATTAGCTCTTAGCGACGCTGGCCTTAAGCCTTCTGATAGTAGACGTTTAATCGCTGGCCTTGGCCTCGCTGGGGTCAACGTACCTCGTCTCTACCAAGATATTGCGAAGTGGCAACATCCATTTGCCAGCATGTATTTAACCACAGATCTTCATACGGCTTGTATCGGTGCCCATCAGGGCGAAGAAGGTGCTGTGACCATTACTGGCACTGGCTCTTGCGGTTATGCTCGTGTGGGTGATAAAGAGTTGTTTCTCGGTGGTCATGGGTTTGCTTTAGGTGATAAGGGTAGTGGCGCTTGGCTTGGTTTAAAGGCGAGTGAGTCGGCATTATTGGACTTAGATGGCTTCGGCGAAAAAACTTTATTGACCCAGAGGTTACTGCAACACTTTGAAGTTAGTAATGCCCTTGGTATTGTCGAAAACTTAGCGGGCCAGTCTTCTAGCACCTATGCCAAGCTTGCACATATTGTATTTGAGTGTGCTCGACTAGATGATGGCGTAGCATTAGATATCGTTCGGGAAGGCGCTAACTATATCAGCCAGCTGGTGAGAAAGTTATTTGAAATTAGCCCGCCTCGATTCTCTATGATAGGTGGCTTAGCAGAACCATTAGCTCCCTGGTTAGCCGAAGATGTACTTGCGAAACTATCTCCAAGCTTGCAGCCACCAGAGTGGGGCGCTGCATTTTTTGCTCAGCAGCAGTATACAAAAGCATAG
- the nagA gene encoding N-acetylglucosamine-6-phosphate deacetylase — protein MKQTIIADRVFDGQTFHTDLAITFEDGHIVSFDTVQGAHESRVSGLIAPGFIDVQVNGGGGVLFNSSPNVEGIEAIGKAHAKFGTTAYLPTLITDDVGVMHRAADAVALALESNSAGVVGVHFEGPHLSVPKKGVHPQSYIRRISDAELAIFSRQDIGIKVVTLAPENVSPDVIQALVKAGVKVCLGHSNADYDTVKAALAAGAIGFTHLYNAMSALDSRNPGMVGAALESAEAWCGLIVDGHHVHPASARVAINAKPKGKVMLVTDAMPPVGVDEEVSFELFGTQVLRVGDRLNAVTGELAGCVLDMAGAVANTVNMLGLAPDEALRMASLYPAEFLGLSDKMGTLQVGGRADMVLLDDKYRVDQTYIGGELVFKG, from the coding sequence ATGAAGCAGACGATAATTGCCGACCGCGTATTCGATGGGCAGACATTTCATACAGATTTAGCCATCACTTTTGAAGATGGTCATATTGTTTCATTCGACACAGTTCAAGGCGCCCATGAATCTCGCGTCAGTGGATTAATTGCACCGGGCTTTATCGATGTGCAAGTCAACGGTGGTGGAGGGGTGTTGTTTAACTCCTCGCCAAATGTTGAGGGCATCGAAGCCATAGGTAAAGCCCATGCAAAGTTTGGCACGACGGCTTACTTACCAACACTCATTACCGATGATGTCGGTGTAATGCATAGGGCGGCTGACGCCGTAGCATTAGCGCTTGAGTCGAACAGTGCTGGCGTGGTTGGAGTACATTTTGAGGGGCCTCATCTAAGCGTACCTAAAAAAGGTGTGCATCCACAATCATATATCAGGCGGATCTCCGATGCCGAGTTGGCTATTTTCAGTCGCCAAGACATAGGCATTAAAGTGGTAACGCTTGCACCTGAAAACGTCTCACCGGATGTCATTCAAGCTTTAGTCAAAGCCGGTGTAAAGGTATGTCTTGGCCATTCCAATGCTGATTATGACACGGTCAAAGCGGCTCTTGCTGCTGGGGCGATAGGCTTTACCCATCTTTATAATGCGATGTCTGCACTGGACTCTAGAAACCCAGGAATGGTTGGGGCTGCACTCGAAAGCGCAGAAGCTTGGTGTGGCTTGATTGTAGATGGTCATCATGTTCATCCCGCATCTGCACGAGTTGCTATCAATGCTAAACCTAAGGGTAAAGTCATGCTAGTGACCGATGCAATGCCTCCTGTTGGTGTAGATGAAGAGGTGAGCTTTGAGTTATTTGGCACTCAGGTATTAAGAGTGGGCGATAGGCTGAATGCGGTGACGGGGGAGCTTGCAGGTTGTGTGCTGGATATGGCTGGAGCCGTGGCTAATACCGTCAATATGCTCGGGCTAGCACCAGACGAGGCGTTAAGAATGGCTTCCTTGTATCCTGCCGAGTTTCTTGGCTTAAGTGATAAAATGGGTACGCTACAAGTTGGCGGGCGTGCAGATATGGTGTTACTGGATGACAAATACCGCGTAGATCAAACTTATATTGGTGGTGAGTTGGTTTTTAAGGGCTAA
- the nagX gene encoding transmembrane glucosamine N-acetyltransferase NagX, with protein sequence MTTIIDKPRVSIASVAAESVSKPAAKPRLKSLDALRGFDMFWILGGEAIFAALLLLTGWAGFNWFDSQMHHSTWHGFTFYDLIFPLFIFLSGVALGLSPKRLDKLPLPQRMPLYQHAIKRLLLLLLFGVIYNHGWGTGAPFALGDIRYASVLGRIAFAWFFCALLVWHTSLRTQIVTAILVLVGYAVLQTFPFMTLGNSGAFSQTGSINAAVDSLLLPGITYQNAAVDPEGILSTVPAVVNGLFGVFVGHFIVKPQVKGEWFKVAILALSGLGLLVLGWAVSPWNPVNKTLWTSSFTLVTSGWSILFLALFYTIIDVLKVQKWAFFFTVIGCNSIVIYIATSIVNWKYAATSLFGGVISSLPNHVQALGSVTSLLLVQWLVLYWMYKRNIFIKV encoded by the coding sequence ATGACAACAATAATAGATAAACCCCGAGTAAGTATAGCTAGTGTGGCAGCTGAATCGGTTTCTAAGCCGGCAGCAAAACCTAGACTTAAGTCATTAGATGCACTGCGTGGCTTTGATATGTTTTGGATCTTAGGTGGTGAAGCCATATTTGCAGCTTTGCTGCTATTAACAGGCTGGGCTGGTTTTAACTGGTTTGATAGCCAGATGCATCATAGTACTTGGCATGGCTTTACTTTCTACGATCTAATTTTCCCGCTGTTTATTTTCCTCTCCGGCGTTGCACTAGGCCTGTCACCCAAGCGTTTAGACAAGCTACCATTGCCTCAGCGGATGCCGCTATACCAGCATGCAATTAAACGACTGTTACTATTACTGCTATTTGGGGTTATCTATAACCATGGCTGGGGGACGGGAGCACCATTCGCGCTGGGAGATATTCGTTATGCCAGCGTGCTAGGTAGAATTGCCTTTGCATGGTTTTTCTGCGCCTTGTTAGTGTGGCATACCAGTCTAAGAACCCAGATAGTTACTGCCATCCTTGTATTAGTCGGTTACGCCGTCCTGCAAACTTTCCCTTTTATGACGTTAGGTAATAGCGGCGCTTTTAGCCAGACAGGCTCAATTAACGCCGCTGTAGATAGCTTGTTGTTACCGGGCATAACTTATCAGAATGCAGCGGTCGACCCAGAGGGAATACTCTCGACTGTTCCTGCCGTTGTAAATGGCTTATTTGGTGTGTTTGTGGGGCACTTTATTGTAAAGCCACAGGTTAAAGGGGAGTGGTTTAAAGTCGCGATATTGGCACTGTCAGGCTTAGGTTTATTGGTATTAGGTTGGGCGGTTTCGCCATGGAATCCCGTGAATAAAACCCTGTGGACCAGTAGCTTTACCTTAGTGACTTCAGGTTGGAGCATACTTTTCTTAGCCTTGTTCTACACCATTATAGATGTTTTAAAAGTGCAGAAGTGGGCATTTTTCTTCACGGTTATTGGCTGTAACTCTATCGTTATCTACATAGCGACTAGCATAGTCAATTGGAAGTACGCCGCAACGAGTCTATTTGGTGGTGTCATTTCAAGTCTACCAAATCATGTTCAGGCACTTGGCAGCGTAACTTCTCTGTTGTTGGTGCAATGGTTAGTTTTGTACTGGATGTATAAGCGCAATATCTTCATTAAGGTTTAA
- a CDS encoding sugar MFS transporter encodes MTATTQAQASPKSSLLPMTIIGVLFFIFGFVTWLNGSLIPFLKIICELNEFQALFVTFAFYIAYTVMALPMSSILKKTGYKNGMAIGLAIMVVGSLLFIPAAQSANYTLFLGALFVLGTGLTILQTASNPYVVHIGPKESAAMRISIMGLINKGAGVIVPILFTALVLSGFENFTADHLAALSEAERLAQISELSSRLVMPYIYMAVALTFLIGLVKFSSLPELEFEAAEDHQEKGSITHFPQVVLGAVALFAYVGVEVIAGDTIGLYGESLGVHNFASLTSYTMVFMVFGYIIGVTCIPKFISQEKALLGSAIAGIACIIGAALGSRESTMIADVLWGWSGIPVIPDTVTFVAMMGLAHALVWPSIWPLALEGLGKYTAQGSALLIMGISGGAILPLVFGKVAYFADNTQVAYWVGLPCYLFILFYALKGHKMRSW; translated from the coding sequence ATGACAGCAACGACTCAGGCTCAAGCTAGCCCCAAGAGCAGTTTACTGCCTATGACCATAATTGGTGTGTTATTTTTCATCTTCGGATTTGTGACTTGGCTTAACGGCTCGCTGATCCCTTTCCTTAAAATTATTTGTGAGCTAAACGAATTCCAAGCCTTATTTGTGACGTTTGCTTTCTATATTGCCTATACGGTGATGGCGCTGCCGATGTCATCGATATTAAAGAAAACCGGCTATAAGAATGGCATGGCAATTGGCCTAGCTATTATGGTGGTTGGTTCTTTGCTATTTATTCCTGCGGCACAAAGCGCAAATTATACTCTGTTCTTAGGAGCCTTGTTTGTTCTCGGTACCGGTCTAACCATTCTACAAACCGCATCTAATCCTTATGTTGTGCATATTGGCCCTAAAGAAAGCGCCGCGATGCGCATTAGTATCATGGGGCTTATTAATAAAGGTGCAGGCGTCATCGTACCTATCTTATTTACTGCATTGGTACTTTCAGGTTTTGAAAACTTTACAGCAGATCATCTAGCTGCATTAAGTGAAGCTGAGCGATTAGCACAAATTAGTGAATTGTCTTCAAGACTGGTTATGCCATATATCTATATGGCTGTCGCGCTGACTTTCCTCATTGGTTTAGTTAAGTTTTCATCGCTTCCAGAATTAGAGTTTGAAGCAGCTGAAGATCATCAGGAAAAGGGCAGCATTACCCATTTCCCGCAGGTAGTTCTTGGCGCCGTAGCCCTGTTTGCCTATGTTGGCGTCGAGGTTATTGCTGGCGACACTATTGGTTTGTATGGCGAAAGCTTAGGTGTTCATAACTTTGCGTCGCTGACCTCTTATACCATGGTGTTTATGGTATTTGGCTACATTATCGGCGTGACCTGTATTCCTAAGTTTATCAGCCAAGAGAAGGCGCTACTTGGCTCGGCGATAGCAGGTATTGCATGTATCATTGGCGCAGCCTTAGGTTCGCGTGAAAGCACTATGATTGCCGATGTGCTTTGGGGTTGGAGTGGTATTCCTGTGATCCCAGACACAGTGACTTTTGTGGCTATGATGGGCCTCGCTCATGCACTTGTATGGCCATCAATCTGGCCATTAGCATTAGAAGGGTTAGGTAAGTATACGGCTCAAGGTTCTGCATTGCTTATTATGGGGATCTCGGGGGGCGCAATCTTACCTCTGGTATTTGGTAAGGTGGCATACTTTGCAGACAATACTCAGGTAGCTTATTGGGTTGGCCTACCTTGTTATCTATTCATCTTATTCTACGCCCTAAAAGGCCATAAGATGCGTAGCTGGTAA
- a CDS encoding IS3-like element ISSpe1 family transposase (programmed frameshift) yields MTTPIPARVKRTQRDYSLGFKLQVVAAVEKGDMTYKQAQTTYGIQGRSTVLTWLRKHGKMDWTQPVRMTMPKTTKAKETPAQKIKRLEKELEDEHLRNLLLNEAVDIIDAEYGAGLRKKLLSQGARSLQKQKVTSLNRACKLLGITRQAIYQRERRANCRAMELAPVRAMILDIRRFMPRIGGKKLYFLLKPKFIEKGIKLGRDNFFSYLKSEGLLVKPKRNYTKTTNSKHWMKKHPNLLKELVPTAPEEVFVSDITYVQSEQGIHYLSLVTDAFSRKIMGYELSNEMKATDVVKALEMTISNRQYQHRAVHHSDRGLQYCSAVYQLALQRSDIRASMTDGYDCYQNALAERINGILKQEFLLSPCCNLNELKQLVEESIFIYNELRPHLSLGMKTPNQVHKKDQQQKLLV; encoded by the exons ATGACTACACCAATACCAGCCCGCGTTAAGCGAACACAGCGAGATTATTCGTTAGGCTTTAAATTACAAGTTGTAGCTGCCGTAGAAAAAGGCGATATGACTTATAAACAAGCTCAAACAACCTATGGCATCCAAGGTCGCTCCACGGTACTTACTTGGCTTAGAAAGCACGGTAAGATGGACTGGACTCAACCAGTGAGAATGACTATGCCAAAAACAACTAAAGCTAAAGAAACCCCAGCTCAAAAGATTAAGCGCCTTGAAAAAGAGCTGGAAGATGAGCACTTACGTAATCTATTACTCAATGAAGCCGTTGATATTATTGATGCAGAATATGGAGCTGGCCTTAGAAAAAAGT TACTTAGCCAGGGAGCGAGAAGTCTTCAAAAACAGAAAGTAACGAGCTTAAATCGCGCTTGTAAGCTTCTGGGTATAACAAGACAAGCTATCTATCAAAGAGAACGAAGAGCGAATTGTAGAGCAATGGAGTTAGCCCCTGTAAGAGCGATGATACTAGATATCCGTCGGTTTATGCCTCGGATTGGTGGCAAGAAACTCTACTTTTTACTTAAACCTAAGTTCATCGAGAAAGGGATTAAACTTGGGCGCGATAACTTCTTTAGTTACTTGAAAAGTGAAGGCTTGTTAGTCAAACCTAAGCGTAATTATACCAAGACGACTAACAGTAAACATTGGATGAAGAAACATCCAAATTTACTGAAAGAGTTAGTGCCAACAGCACCTGAAGAGGTGTTTGTTAGTGATATAACATATGTGCAATCAGAGCAAGGCATACATTATCTATCATTGGTAACTGACGCGTTCAGTCGTAAAATAATGGGATATGAATTAAGTAATGAAATGAAAGCTACAGACGTAGTCAAAGCGTTAGAAATGACGATAAGTAATCGGCAGTATCAACATCGAGCAGTGCATCACTCAGACAGAGGGTTACAGTATTGCTCTGCCGTTTATCAGTTAGCGTTGCAAAGAAGTGACATCCGCGCATCAATGACCGATGGATATGACTGCTACCAAAACGCACTAGCAGAACGTATAAATGGGATATTAAAGCAAGAGTTTCTATTATCTCCTTGCTGCAACCTTAATGAGTTAAAGCAACTCGTTGAGGAGTCAATTTTTATATACAATGAGCTGAGACCGCACTTAAGCTTGGGTATGAAAACACCTAATCAAGTGCATAAAAAAGACCAGCAGCAGAAGCTACTGGTCTAG
- a CDS encoding oxidative damage protection protein yields the protein MARTVNCVYLNKEAEGLGFQLYPGDLGKRIFDNVSKEAWALWQSKQTMLINEKKLNMMNVEDRKFLEEQMVNFLFEGKDVEIEGYVPQKDDE from the coding sequence ATGGCTCGCACAGTAAACTGCGTGTATTTAAACAAAGAAGCAGAAGGCCTAGGTTTTCAGCTCTACCCTGGCGATTTGGGAAAGCGTATTTTCGACAATGTGAGTAAAGAAGCCTGGGCTCTTTGGCAGTCAAAGCAAACCATGTTGATCAACGAAAAGAAACTTAACATGATGAATGTTGAGGATCGTAAATTTTTAGAAGAGCAGATGGTAAACTTTCTGTTTGAAGGCAAAGACGTTGAGATTGAGGGTTATGTTCCTCAAAAAGATGACGAGTAA
- the mutY gene encoding A/G-specific adenine glycosylase yields MKTTASFSTRIITWYDNFGRKQLPWQIAKTPYKVWISEIMLQQTQVATVIPYFEKFIARFPDIDTLASAEQDEVLHYWTGLGYYARARNLHKAAQTMQSQFSGEFPTDFDDVLALPGIGRSTAGAVLSLSLGLNFPILDGNVKRVLARHGAIEGWPGKKPVEQQLWLLTENLTPAKDIQKYNQAMMDIGATVCTRSKPNCAQCPVAIDCKAQLSGRQSEFPGKKPKKTIPEKSAWLLVIEENQQVQLEKRPPAGIWGGLWCFPQFSQRQELDTYIKDKQLKVISELELTGFRHTFSHFHLDVQPVLIRATGHSDNQIMEQTSTVWYNLTHPPKVGLASATERILADLGSVLNKE; encoded by the coding sequence ATGAAAACTACCGCCTCTTTTTCAACCCGAATTATTACTTGGTACGACAACTTTGGTCGTAAACAGCTCCCTTGGCAAATCGCTAAAACCCCATACAAAGTGTGGATTTCAGAGATCATGCTGCAGCAGACTCAAGTTGCCACCGTTATCCCCTATTTCGAAAAATTCATTGCTCGATTTCCAGATATCGATACCTTGGCTAGTGCCGAGCAAGATGAAGTGCTGCACTATTGGACTGGGCTTGGGTATTACGCACGCGCACGTAACCTGCATAAAGCAGCCCAAACAATGCAATCACAGTTTAGTGGTGAGTTTCCAACCGATTTCGATGACGTTTTAGCGCTGCCCGGCATTGGCCGCTCCACCGCTGGAGCGGTACTGTCTTTATCACTGGGGCTTAATTTCCCCATTCTCGACGGTAACGTTAAGCGTGTTTTGGCTCGCCACGGCGCTATCGAAGGTTGGCCTGGTAAAAAACCTGTAGAGCAACAACTTTGGCTATTAACTGAAAACCTAACGCCAGCAAAAGATATCCAAAAATATAACCAGGCCATGATGGATATAGGTGCGACAGTATGCACCCGCTCAAAACCCAACTGCGCTCAATGCCCGGTCGCCATTGACTGTAAGGCTCAGTTAAGTGGTCGTCAGAGCGAATTCCCTGGTAAAAAACCTAAGAAAACCATTCCAGAAAAATCTGCTTGGCTGCTAGTCATTGAAGAAAATCAGCAAGTGCAGTTAGAAAAGCGTCCTCCGGCGGGTATTTGGGGCGGGCTCTGGTGCTTCCCGCAGTTTAGTCAGCGCCAAGAATTAGATACTTATATAAAAGACAAACAGCTAAAGGTGATCTCAGAGCTTGAACTAACAGGATTTAGACACACCTTTAGCCACTTTCACCTCGATGTCCAGCCGGTACTCATCCGAGCAACAGGGCATAGCGATAACCAGATCATGGAACAAACTTCCACGGTCTGGTATAACTTAACTCATCCACCAAAAGTTGGTTTAGCCTCGGCCACCGAGCGAATTTTGGCCGACTTAGGTTCTGTATTAAATAAGGAGTAA
- the trmB gene encoding tRNA (guanosine(46)-N7)-methyltransferase TrmB, giving the protein MSDVTTAEFNEEGKYLRKVRSFVLREGRLTKGQAQAMEQQWPKIGLDYTPEPIDLVEVFGREADTVLEIGFGMGASLVAMAKAAPELNFIGIEVHKPGVGACLAEAAEAGVTNLRVYHHDAIEVLENSIAEGSLACVQLFFPDPWHKTRHHKRRIVQAPFAELIRSKLKVGGVFHLATDWENYSEHMLEVMTAAPGYKNQSATGDVVERPAHRPLTKFEARGHRLGHGVWDLMFERV; this is encoded by the coding sequence ATGAGCGACGTAACAACCGCTGAATTCAATGAAGAGGGTAAATACCTTCGTAAAGTCAGAAGCTTTGTGTTGAGAGAGGGCCGTCTAACTAAAGGTCAAGCTCAAGCAATGGAGCAGCAATGGCCTAAAATTGGTCTAGATTACACTCCTGAGCCAATCGACTTAGTTGAAGTCTTTGGCCGTGAAGCTGATACCGTTTTAGAAATTGGTTTTGGTATGGGCGCATCATTAGTTGCAATGGCGAAGGCTGCACCAGAATTAAACTTTATTGGTATTGAAGTGCATAAACCTGGTGTTGGTGCCTGTCTGGCAGAAGCTGCAGAAGCTGGCGTGACCAACCTACGTGTTTATCACCATGATGCGATTGAAGTGCTCGAGAACAGCATTGCCGAAGGCAGCCTGGCTTGTGTGCAATTATTCTTCCCAGATCCTTGGCATAAGACTCGTCACCATAAGCGTCGTATCGTTCAAGCGCCATTTGCTGAATTGATCCGTAGCAAACTTAAGGTTGGCGGTGTATTCCATCTAGCAACAGATTGGGAAAACTACAGCGAGCATATGCTGGAAGTGATGACTGCAGCGCCTGGTTATAAAAACCAATCTGCAACAGGTGATGTCGTAGAGCGTCCAGCTCACCGTCCGCTAACTAAATTCGAAGCGCGTGGCCACCGTTTAGGTCATGGTGTTTGGGATCTTATGTTTGAGCGCGTTTAA